One Chloroflexota bacterium DNA window includes the following coding sequences:
- a CDS encoding response regulator transcription factor has protein sequence MSVSAQADREGPATVLVVDDDDRLVSSVRRVLAYEGYRVLTATSGPEGLQLARDESPDLIILDVMLPGLDGLEIARRVHAAGGVPVLMLSARDQIEDKVAGLEAGADDYLVKPFAIQELLARVRARLRRREPEAAAQAAPAVLRFADLMLDTGAREARRGERVIRLTAKEYDLLHLFMRHPRRVLPHTYILEQVWGYDFEGESNLVPVYVGQLRGKLEASSEPRLIHTVRHAGYVLRE, from the coding sequence ATGAGCGTCTCGGCACAGGCAGATCGCGAGGGACCGGCCACCGTGCTGGTGGTGGACGACGACGACCGGCTCGTCTCGTCCGTGCGGCGCGTGCTGGCCTACGAGGGCTACCGCGTCCTGACGGCCACCAGCGGCCCTGAGGGCTTGCAGCTTGCCCGCGACGAGTCACCGGACCTGATCATCCTGGACGTGATGCTGCCGGGGCTGGACGGGCTGGAGATCGCGCGGCGGGTCCATGCGGCCGGCGGCGTGCCGGTGCTGATGCTCTCGGCGCGGGACCAGATCGAGGACAAGGTGGCCGGCCTGGAGGCCGGCGCGGACGACTACCTCGTCAAGCCGTTCGCGATTCAGGAGCTGTTGGCGCGGGTCCGGGCGCGCCTGCGCCGGCGCGAGCCAGAGGCGGCGGCCCAGGCCGCGCCGGCCGTGCTGCGGTTCGCAGATCTGATGCTCGACACCGGCGCGCGTGAGGCGCGGCGCGGCGAGCGGGTGATCCGGCTGACGGCCAAGGAGTACGACCTGCTCCACCTGTTCATGCGACACCCGCGCCGGGTGCTGCCACACACCTACATTCTGGAACAGGTCTGGGGCTACGACTTCGAGGGCGAATCGAACCTCGTGCCGGTCTACGTCGGACAGTTACGGGGCAAGCTCGAAGCCAGCAGCGAGCCGCGCCTGATCCACACGGTCCGGCACGCCGGCTACGTGCTCCGCGAGTGA
- a CDS encoding glycosyltransferase family 39 protein produces the protein MTDRRRPGPLVAPLVGLAVGLACAALLAPREPVPLLLEARWLAAYALFVGLPGWLLIRLILPPGGGWTLERGLLALASGYSIAVLLGLTLHALFRPIAPWQIAAGGGLVVAVLAAANVRGMAVTPPRGGDGLLPRWPAGLLPVLLLLLLAGALRLADLGWSEFQGDEARVVLRAMAALQGADGALAAHRKVPGEILLAYLFAGSLGQIVESVARLPYAISGVGAVLAFYALARSLLGGPAGLAAGLLLAVNGYFVAFGRILQYDSLAFFLGIAGLLCCWRFGRTASEGATSEGATSEDATGEDATPEDGSPVVWAALASLLVASAALVALGAIFLVLPALTLAWPGLRRHFWPIWPLWPTLRRWPARSWAVLVAWCWPVLPALLAAILVLGASGPAEGPSGVMSYLGPRFGGDHPYWNWALLLQSANHYLSTPYLLVMLGGGVVAVVVGVLASFRVADTRGVVLRLVPALGLAVLTWDRPRAAVALAGVLAVVLAFQAARRVPGLMDNAPGSARPGLGMQVALAWAAGPLVVHGLLIRVPGTHWREAFPGLILVLVALLAPVLAGGATRAARWMQATCYAVVGLLVVGGAHYAWVTLIQHQPEYQQTYPANRHPLDWTDRDGRGIGGVFGVVHRHGWKALGVLSRDGVLAGQFVTNESPAIAAWYLRRPQGCEGAIEYIFRVDRAPHDRNLALPVPLPSGYVTRGRIREDGRSTISIQLAPTDPQRYGDIPAASYEARFDRELASAWGPVGQLYRADLGLAQSRRDCPPRNQSP, from the coding sequence GTGACTGATCGCCGTCGACCAGGGCCGCTCGTCGCGCCGCTGGTGGGTCTCGCAGTCGGGCTGGCGTGCGCGGCCCTGCTGGCCCCCCGCGAGCCGGTCCCGCTGCTGCTGGAGGCCCGCTGGCTGGCAGCGTACGCTCTGTTCGTGGGGCTGCCCGGCTGGCTGCTGATCCGGTTGATTCTGCCGCCGGGCGGAGGCTGGACGCTCGAACGCGGCCTGCTGGCCCTGGCGTCCGGCTACAGCATCGCGGTCCTGTTGGGGCTGACGTTGCACGCCCTCTTCCGGCCGATAGCGCCGTGGCAGATCGCGGCCGGCGGCGGGCTGGTGGTGGCCGTGCTGGCAGCCGCGAACGTCCGAGGGATGGCCGTCACCCCCCCGCGAGGGGGTGACGGCCTCCTCCCTCGTTGGCCTGCGGGCCTCCTCCCTGTGCTCCTGCTGCTCCTGCTGGCCGGGGCGCTCCGGCTGGCGGACCTCGGCTGGAGCGAGTTCCAGGGCGACGAGGCCCGCGTCGTCCTGCGAGCGATGGCCGCGCTTCAGGGGGCTGACGGCGCACTGGCCGCCCACCGCAAGGTGCCCGGCGAGATCCTGCTCGCGTACCTGTTCGCGGGGAGCCTCGGGCAGATCGTGGAGAGCGTCGCGCGGCTGCCCTATGCCATCTCGGGCGTCGGGGCCGTCCTGGCGTTCTACGCGCTGGCGCGCTCGCTCCTGGGGGGACCGGCCGGTCTGGCGGCCGGGCTGCTGCTCGCCGTCAACGGCTACTTCGTGGCGTTTGGCCGCATCCTCCAGTACGACAGCCTCGCGTTCTTCTTGGGGATCGCCGGCCTGCTCTGCTGCTGGCGCTTCGGACGGACGGCCTCGGAGGGCGCCACCAGCGAGGGCGCCACCAGCGAGGACGCCACCGGCGAGGACGCCACCCCTGAGGATGGTTCGCCGGTCGTCTGGGCGGCGCTGGCCTCGTTGTTGGTCGCCAGCGCCGCGCTGGTGGCCCTCGGCGCGATCTTCCTGGTCCTGCCCGCTCTGACGCTGGCCTGGCCGGGCCTGCGGCGCCACTTCTGGCCCATCTGGCCGCTCTGGCCCACTCTTCGACGCTGGCCGGCCCGCTCGTGGGCTGTGCTGGTGGCCTGGTGCTGGCCGGTGCTGCCGGCGCTGCTGGCGGCCATCCTGGTGCTCGGTGCGAGCGGCCCGGCGGAGGGGCCGAGCGGCGTGATGTCTTACCTGGGGCCGCGCTTCGGCGGCGACCATCCGTACTGGAACTGGGCGCTGCTGCTCCAGTCGGCCAACCACTACCTCTCGACGCCGTACCTGCTGGTCATGCTGGGCGGGGGCGTGGTCGCCGTCGTGGTTGGCGTGCTGGCCAGCTTCCGCGTCGCCGATACGCGCGGCGTGGTGCTGCGGCTGGTTCCCGCCCTCGGGCTGGCGGTGCTGACCTGGGATCGGCCCCGCGCCGCCGTGGCGCTCGCTGGAGTGCTGGCCGTCGTACTGGCGTTCCAGGCTGCGCGCCGCGTTCCTGGCCTGATGGACAACGCCCCCGGCTCGGCACGGCCGGGACTCGGGATGCAGGTCGCGTTGGCCTGGGCGGCCGGCCCGCTGGTCGTGCATGGGCTGCTGATCCGCGTCCCCGGCACCCACTGGCGGGAGGCGTTCCCCGGCCTGATCCTGGTGCTGGTGGCGTTGCTCGCGCCGGTGCTGGCTGGCGGCGCGACGCGGGCCGCTCGTTGGATGCAGGCGACCTGTTACGCCGTGGTCGGCCTGCTGGTCGTCGGCGGCGCGCACTACGCCTGGGTGACGCTGATCCAGCACCAGCCGGAGTATCAGCAGACCTACCCGGCGAACCGCCACCCGCTGGACTGGACTGACCGCGACGGGCGCGGCATCGGCGGGGTCTTCGGCGTCGTCCACCGCCACGGCTGGAAGGCGCTCGGCGTGCTCTCGCGGGATGGTGTGCTGGCCGGTCAGTTCGTGACCAACGAGAGCCCGGCCATCGCCGCGTGGTACCTGCGCCGCCCTCAGGGCTGCGAGGGCGCGATTGAGTACATCTTCCGGGTGGACCGCGCCCCGCACGACCGCAACCTCGCGCTGCCGGTCCCGTTGCCATCGGGCTACGTCACACGGGGCCGCATCCGCGAGGACGGCCGCTCGACGATCTCGATCCAGCTTGCGCCAACAGACCCGCAGCGGTATGGCGACATCCCGGCCGCAAGCTACGAGGCACGCTTCGACCGGGAGCTGGCCTCGGCATGGGGGCCAGTCGGGCAGTTGTATCGCGCTGACCTGGGGCTGGCCCAGTCACGTCGAGACTGCCCGCCACGCAACCAGTCTCCGTAA
- a CDS encoding LemA family protein has translation MVGLLVIVVAIVAAMAVMIYNGLVGGRNRVQNAWSQIDVQLKRRHDLIPNLVNAVKGYMQHERDILERVTQARANAIAAGNDVAARADAENQLTGALRSLFAVAEAYPQLRANENMLALQEELTSTENRVAFSRQAYNDAVMEYNTSQQTFPAVLFAASLGFRPADPFAIENGAERAAPTVSF, from the coding sequence ATGGTCGGGCTGCTGGTGATCGTGGTGGCGATTGTCGCGGCGATGGCGGTGATGATCTACAACGGGCTGGTGGGCGGCCGGAACCGGGTCCAGAATGCGTGGTCGCAGATCGACGTGCAGCTCAAGCGGCGGCACGACCTGATCCCCAACCTCGTCAACGCCGTCAAGGGGTACATGCAGCACGAGCGCGACATTCTGGAGCGGGTGACCCAGGCCCGGGCGAACGCCATCGCGGCCGGCAACGACGTGGCCGCCCGCGCCGACGCCGAGAACCAGTTGACGGGGGCGCTGCGCTCGCTGTTCGCGGTGGCCGAAGCGTACCCGCAGCTCCGCGCCAACGAGAACATGCTGGCGCTCCAGGAAGAGCTGACCTCGACGGAGAACCGCGTCGCGTTCTCGCGGCAGGCCTACAACGACGCGGTGATGGAGTACAACACGTCCCAGCAGACCTTCCCGGCGGTGCTGTTCGCGGCCAGCCTGGGCTTCCGGCCCGCCGACCCGTTCGCCATCGAGAACGGGGCCGAGCGGGCGGCGCCGACGGTCTCCTTCTGA
- a CDS encoding M48 family metalloprotease: MTDDQAPTPKPFPADPRLRERRPGPTQPLPVPPGPTSPGSIPPPPQSRAEAGAGPRAWGQVAGPADRTSFFAEQARHRRATWRLSVASSLSVVLAGLPLSLVVTPIVFLAAILLAKLISLVGLLPANVPESFRFVAWTIGRLMDAIDVADKGPIPPLLLFQAGLGVVSLLLPGVLVMLVFWLLLRRLFSGAGVGGLVLGLGARHPNPGDLEERQLVNVVEEMAIAAGLPAPRVMLLDGQIANAAVVGSSPADAVIVVSRRLLDEMDRDETQGVLAQLVASIGNGDLGVALSMVTVFRTFGLVNVLLDAPISTSARATLWQLFRVLTDKAGREADARAAEAARLLGSRVSMVEMEDVDLVLGSEEQKSRAPRGIRGLLLKVRIFGLFPIWAAAGLAKTALMMMVLGLLSPMLAWTWRTRRFLADATAVQLTRNPDGIARGLQGLLARGGGIRGGAWADHLFVVGGAVTDRHRVNQEVVQELQAEVERESVGKSGAERVAARLRAGHKYRQRLEAEADQTTPDESEIGQLGWLSMHPPLASRLKRLQKMGAHVDPEAFEGSWTSKLQLVMLAIFSPLFLLIAFLMGVVVVLCTGLILVFMMIPMAIVYAIFEWLF, translated from the coding sequence GTGACTGACGATCAGGCGCCCACGCCGAAGCCGTTCCCGGCCGATCCCCGCCTGCGCGAGCGTCGCCCCGGCCCGACGCAGCCGCTGCCGGTCCCGCCGGGGCCGACCTCGCCCGGCTCGATCCCGCCACCGCCGCAGTCCCGGGCCGAGGCTGGCGCCGGCCCGCGCGCCTGGGGGCAGGTCGCCGGGCCAGCCGACCGCACCAGCTTCTTTGCTGAGCAGGCCCGCCACCGCCGCGCGACGTGGCGGCTGTCCGTCGCCTCGTCTCTGTCGGTGGTGCTGGCGGGCCTGCCGCTGTCGCTCGTGGTGACGCCCATCGTCTTCCTGGCCGCCATCCTGCTGGCGAAGCTGATCAGCCTGGTCGGGCTGCTGCCGGCCAACGTGCCGGAGTCGTTCCGCTTCGTGGCCTGGACGATTGGCCGCCTGATGGATGCCATCGACGTGGCGGACAAGGGGCCGATCCCGCCGCTGCTGCTGTTCCAGGCCGGCCTGGGGGTCGTGTCGCTGCTGCTGCCGGGCGTCCTGGTCATGCTGGTGTTCTGGCTGCTGTTGCGCCGCCTCTTCTCCGGGGCGGGCGTCGGCGGGCTGGTGCTGGGGCTGGGCGCTCGCCATCCGAACCCCGGCGACCTGGAAGAGCGGCAGCTGGTGAACGTCGTCGAGGAGATGGCGATTGCCGCTGGCCTGCCGGCCCCACGGGTCATGCTGCTGGACGGCCAGATCGCCAACGCGGCGGTGGTTGGGTCGTCGCCGGCGGACGCGGTGATCGTGGTGTCGCGGCGGCTGCTGGACGAGATGGACCGCGACGAGACCCAGGGCGTCCTGGCGCAGCTTGTCGCCTCGATTGGCAACGGCGACCTGGGCGTCGCCCTCTCGATGGTGACGGTCTTCCGGACGTTCGGGCTGGTGAACGTGCTGCTGGATGCGCCGATCAGCACCTCGGCCCGGGCGACGCTCTGGCAGCTGTTCCGCGTGCTGACGGACAAGGCCGGCCGCGAGGCCGACGCACGCGCCGCTGAGGCTGCCCGACTGCTCGGCTCCCGCGTCTCGATGGTCGAGATGGAGGATGTCGATCTCGTCCTGGGAAGCGAGGAGCAGAAGTCCCGCGCACCGCGCGGCATTCGGGGCCTGCTGCTGAAGGTGCGCATTTTCGGCCTCTTCCCGATCTGGGCTGCCGCCGGCCTGGCGAAGACGGCCCTCATGATGATGGTCCTCGGGCTGCTCAGCCCGATGCTGGCCTGGACGTGGCGGACCCGCCGCTTCCTGGCCGACGCGACCGCCGTGCAGCTCACGCGGAACCCGGACGGCATCGCCCGGGGGCTTCAGGGCTTGCTGGCGCGCGGCGGCGGCATCAGGGGCGGCGCCTGGGCGGACCACCTCTTCGTGGTGGGCGGGGCGGTCACGGATCGGCACCGCGTCAACCAGGAGGTCGTGCAGGAGCTGCAAGCAGAGGTCGAGCGGGAGAGTGTGGGCAAGTCGGGCGCGGAGCGGGTGGCCGCCCGCCTGCGCGCGGGCCACAAGTATCGCCAGCGGCTTGAGGCCGAGGCCGACCAGACCACGCCGGACGAGTCAGAGATCGGGCAACTGGGCTGGCTGTCCATGCATCCGCCGCTGGCGAGCCGCCTGAAGCGGCTCCAGAAGATGGGCGCACACGTCGATCCTGAGGCGTTCGAGGGCAGCTGGACCAGCAAGCTGCAGCTGGTGATGCTGGCGATCTTCAGCCCGTTGTTCCTGCTCATCGCCTTCCTGATGGGCGTGGTGGTGGTCCTCTGCACCGGGCTGATTCTCGTGTTCATGATGATCCCGATGGCGATCGTGTACGCCATCTTCGAGTGGCTGTTCTAG
- a CDS encoding DUF2079 domain-containing protein — protein sequence MPPLAGSSPPTERSSAAAARGAARAAPWPTWPVRAAWGITVAGFLLFAWVAVRQHDTFHTRARDMGIYAQVIWNTGQGRPFVSTLLEDNRLHIAEHVAPVMALIAPLYALLPDPRLLLLLQQACLAGAGLPLFFWARRQIGDLAALGLLVGYLLMPATSRIAFSEFHPVVMAALPVALGVKATLEGRTRQAVLWLLVALLFEEETAPIVGAAGAYLWLRHRRWTGFALGALASVWLVLLTLVVMPAFHDRRTLAGVDGNRTVDHYEQVQQRPAIVLEWLGGSRGAHAAAWILLPTLGLPLLAPGTLFIALPSFALLFLPDREGNVVGHWAGAVLPVYWFAAGGGLATVPRLLGRQDAVRRRLAQRAFVGVLAVVLAVCFWRYSYFPGGGENDRDWLAWTEQEEDIARAVALAPPGVDANATRRIVPHIANRPEVYQFPSSFYSAPMRPDLRAIDAYLFDLTDTQTRRALDATDQDTVLTRSPRFAVRAWSETILLLTRDRPAPTQAADLAFGGSIRLYGYDLDQRPGRVRLIAYWESTARPAAWTRHAELVAADGKVVAEVEGAPLDPYLPPRRWDRGQLVAETVDLRPPPETPAGSYRVRLGWRDQNGRPASVNGADTVDMATVTLP from the coding sequence GTGCCACCCCTCGCCGGCTCCAGCCCACCGACCGAGCGTTCCAGCGCCGCCGCTGCGCGCGGCGCGGCCCGCGCCGCGCCCTGGCCGACCTGGCCAGTTCGGGCCGCCTGGGGCATCACCGTGGCGGGGTTCCTGCTGTTCGCCTGGGTGGCCGTCCGCCAGCACGACACCTTTCACACCCGCGCCCGCGACATGGGCATCTACGCCCAGGTCATCTGGAACACCGGTCAGGGCCGGCCGTTCGTCTCGACGCTGCTCGAAGACAACCGTCTGCACATCGCCGAGCACGTCGCACCGGTCATGGCCCTGATCGCGCCGCTCTACGCCCTCCTGCCCGATCCGCGCCTGCTGCTGCTGCTCCAGCAGGCGTGCCTGGCCGGAGCCGGCCTCCCACTCTTCTTCTGGGCGCGCCGGCAGATCGGGGATCTGGCGGCGCTCGGGCTGCTGGTCGGCTATCTGCTGATGCCAGCCACCTCGCGGATCGCCTTCTCGGAGTTTCACCCGGTCGTGATGGCGGCGCTGCCGGTGGCGCTCGGCGTCAAGGCGACCCTCGAAGGGCGCACTCGGCAGGCGGTGCTCTGGCTGCTCGTGGCGCTGCTGTTCGAGGAGGAGACGGCCCCCATCGTCGGGGCGGCCGGGGCGTATCTCTGGCTGCGCCATCGCCGTTGGACCGGCTTCGCGCTCGGGGCGCTGGCGTCGGTCTGGCTGGTGCTGCTGACGCTGGTGGTGATGCCCGCCTTCCATGACCGGCGCACGCTCGCCGGCGTGGATGGCAACCGTACCGTCGATCACTACGAGCAGGTACAGCAGCGCCCGGCCATCGTGCTGGAGTGGCTCGGGGGGTCACGCGGCGCGCACGCTGCCGCCTGGATCCTGCTGCCGACGCTCGGGCTGCCGCTCCTGGCGCCGGGCACGCTGTTCATCGCGCTGCCGTCGTTCGCGCTCCTGTTCCTGCCAGACCGTGAAGGAAACGTCGTTGGGCACTGGGCAGGGGCGGTGTTGCCAGTGTACTGGTTCGCCGCCGGCGGCGGGCTGGCAACGGTGCCGCGGCTGCTCGGTCGGCAGGATGCCGTCCGCCGGCGTCTGGCGCAGCGTGCGTTCGTGGGCGTCCTGGCCGTCGTGCTGGCCGTCTGCTTCTGGCGGTACAGCTACTTCCCCGGCGGCGGCGAGAACGACCGCGACTGGCTGGCCTGGACGGAGCAGGAGGAGGACATCGCGCGGGCCGTCGCCCTGGCGCCGCCGGGCGTGGACGCCAACGCCACCCGGCGGATCGTCCCGCACATCGCCAACCGGCCGGAGGTCTACCAGTTCCCGTCGTCGTTCTACAGCGCCCCGATGCGCCCGGACCTTCGCGCCATCGACGCCTACCTCTTCGACCTGACCGACACGCAGACGCGGCGCGCCCTCGACGCCACGGACCAGGACACGGTGCTGACCCGCAGCCCGCGGTTCGCGGTGCGGGCCTGGAGCGAGACGATCCTGCTGCTGACGCGCGACCGGCCGGCTCCTACCCAGGCAGCAGACCTTGCGTTCGGCGGATCGATTCGGCTCTACGGCTACGACCTGGACCAGCGGCCTGGGCGCGTCCGGCTGATAGCCTACTGGGAGTCCACGGCGAGGCCAGCGGCCTGGACGCGCCACGCCGAGCTGGTGGCGGCCGATGGGAAGGTTGTGGCCGAGGTCGAGGGCGCGCCGCTCGATCCGTACCTGCCGCCGCGCCGCTGGGATCGGGGGCAGTTGGTGGCCGAGACTGTCGATCTGCGGCCGCCCCCCGAGACGCCAGCCGGCAGCTACCGGGTGCGCCTCGGATGGCGGGACCAGAACGGCCGGCCGGCCTCGGTGAACGGCGCTGACACGGTCGATATGGCGACGGTCACGCTGCCGTAG
- a CDS encoding glycosyltransferase family 39 protein has translation MLSLALFVRLWGIDWQLPAALYFDELKYVAWAGNAKSDATAAVSDLRNPTFFHHLLQAEYAVAAVVRRGTTTQEIAVSELWLARLTSALLGGLACLLTAFAARRTVEAAGTTAPDAAWAGLAAGLILALAPLHVHLSHYAVNDATASLFLAATLYVGGRALAGGRWRELLLGGVLAGLAFSTKYSFAVGVLLPLAAAMLRAGWRSRLLGGTVVVAGMALGAVLGAPEILLSPTAVATGVAEQARLGAVRWNGQSDLPVWQLYAETLVQGLGWPALAVAVAGCVALGLRRPLLLAATLSVPLGCLAVMLRQELFFARFALPLLPSLAILAGIGTVGLVRFGVAHSGQRPLLVGGLALMTLAVQLGPAALTTVQHNQLAMTTDTRVLARRWLRQRLDGARVATEIYGQPLAWAGNEAPRGYRLQRVATFVDPVTVARLVCEGNRYFLVASLTSERELARRTLRAGESGYDLLARQGRTVATFDPFQAGMSAPAHPDNTGIPFWHLEAYARPGPKIVIYEVSNEGFACGPGGR, from the coding sequence GTGCTCAGTCTGGCCCTCTTCGTGCGCTTGTGGGGCATCGACTGGCAACTGCCGGCCGCCCTCTACTTCGACGAGCTGAAGTATGTGGCCTGGGCTGGCAACGCCAAGTCCGATGCGACCGCCGCCGTCTCCGACCTCCGCAACCCCACGTTCTTCCACCATCTCCTGCAGGCCGAGTACGCCGTCGCGGCCGTCGTCCGCCGGGGGACGACGACGCAGGAGATCGCCGTCTCCGAGCTGTGGCTGGCCCGTCTGACGAGTGCGCTGCTCGGCGGCCTCGCCTGCCTGCTGACGGCGTTCGCCGCGCGCCGAACCGTCGAGGCGGCCGGTACAACTGCCCCTGATGCCGCCTGGGCAGGGCTGGCGGCCGGCCTGATCCTGGCGCTGGCGCCGCTGCACGTCCACCTGTCCCACTACGCCGTCAACGACGCGACGGCGTCGCTGTTCCTGGCGGCCACGCTGTACGTCGGGGGGCGCGCGCTGGCCGGAGGTCGCTGGCGAGAACTGCTGCTCGGCGGGGTGCTGGCCGGGCTGGCGTTCAGCACCAAGTACAGCTTCGCCGTCGGGGTGCTGCTGCCGCTCGCGGCGGCGATGCTCCGGGCCGGGTGGCGGTCCCGGCTGCTCGGCGGGACCGTCGTGGTGGCGGGGATGGCGCTCGGGGCCGTGCTCGGCGCACCCGAGATCCTGCTCAGCCCAACGGCGGTGGCGACGGGCGTCGCGGAGCAGGCTCGGCTGGGAGCGGTGCGCTGGAACGGCCAGTCCGACCTGCCGGTCTGGCAGCTCTACGCCGAGACCCTGGTACAGGGGTTGGGCTGGCCGGCCCTGGCGGTGGCCGTGGCCGGATGTGTGGCGCTGGGCCTGCGGCGACCGCTGCTCCTGGCGGCAACCCTCAGCGTGCCGCTCGGGTGTCTCGCGGTGATGCTGCGCCAGGAGTTGTTCTTCGCACGGTTCGCGCTGCCGCTGCTGCCATCGCTGGCGATCCTGGCCGGCATCGGGACGGTCGGGCTGGTGCGGTTCGGCGTGGCGCACTCCGGCCAACGGCCGCTGCTGGTGGGAGGACTGGCCCTGATGACCCTGGCCGTACAGCTCGGGCCTGCGGCCCTGACGACGGTCCAGCACAACCAGCTTGCGATGACGACCGATACGCGTGTGCTGGCGCGGCGCTGGCTGCGCCAGCGCCTGGACGGCGCCCGCGTGGCGACAGAGATCTACGGCCAGCCGCTGGCCTGGGCCGGCAACGAAGCGCCACGCGGCTACCGTCTCCAGCGGGTCGCCACGTTCGTGGACCCCGTCACGGTGGCGCGGCTGGTGTGCGAGGGAAACCGCTACTTCCTGGTGGCCAGCCTGACGTCCGAGCGCGAGCTGGCGCGCCGTACCCTCAGGGCCGGCGAGAGCGGCTACGATCTCCTGGCACGCCAGGGGCGGACCGTTGCGACGTTCGACCCGTTCCAGGCGGGCATGTCAGCGCCGGCCCATCCCGACAATACGGGCATCCCGTTCTGGCACCTGGAGGCGTATGCCCGCCCCGGTCCGAAGATCGTGATCTACGAGGTCAGCAACGAGGGATTCGCCTGCGGGCCGGGCGGCCGGTAG
- a CDS encoding HAMP domain-containing protein, with translation MSDQPRPQRSLIRRVLRLGIRYALHPPVPLRWRIALLYMAIVGMTLSVAAVVVYLSLEHYLESEIDDSLRNQVRELSGTIDLDLRREISQPRVNVYIRFPNLDAFTSPGMTVQVLNVDGRVHVQSENLRDRAVPIDRPNVELALAGTPSYTTAIIDRVPVRIYYAPLELSRLDGNIAGVIQVTRTLRDVEVTLARLRLVLIGIGSVSLCFVTVAGYILARAALSPIGRLTRDARSIGESRDFGRRVDVPRTVRASRDEVTRLALTFNQMLHQLQEAYQEQEHTLASQRRFVADASHELRTPLSTIRTNLELLQRAGDDLPPADRDEAMADALAEIERLSRLVGDLLTLARVDSGLRVERNEVIEVDRLIQEVYRQARLMAMSHEHTVIADPVERAAVLGNHDYLKELLLVLADNAIQYTPDGGLIRLMVTREGSEVLIGVQDNGVGIGPDDVPHLFERFYRADHARHRDTGTARGTGLGLSIAQWIAEQHRGRIEVQTELGRGTTFTLRLPAHSAPPADAEAAMREPVGAAALR, from the coding sequence ATGTCCGATCAGCCGCGTCCACAACGATCGCTCATACGGCGGGTCTTGCGGCTCGGCATTCGCTACGCGCTCCATCCGCCGGTGCCGTTGCGCTGGCGCATCGCCCTGCTGTACATGGCCATCGTCGGGATGACGCTCTCGGTGGCAGCCGTAGTGGTGTACCTGTCGCTGGAACACTACCTGGAGTCGGAGATCGACGACAGCCTCCGCAATCAAGTGCGCGAGCTGAGCGGCACCATCGATCTCGACTTACGTCGAGAGATCAGCCAGCCGCGCGTCAACGTCTACATTCGCTTTCCGAACCTGGATGCCTTCACCTCGCCCGGCATGACCGTCCAGGTGCTGAACGTGGATGGCCGCGTCCACGTCCAGTCCGAGAACCTGCGGGACCGCGCCGTCCCCATCGACCGTCCGAACGTCGAGCTGGCGCTGGCCGGCACCCCGAGCTACACCACGGCGATCATCGACCGGGTGCCGGTCCGCATCTACTACGCGCCCCTGGAGCTGTCGCGGCTCGACGGCAACATCGCCGGCGTGATCCAGGTCACCCGCACCCTGCGGGACGTCGAGGTCACCCTGGCCCGGCTGCGGCTGGTGCTCATCGGCATCGGCTCGGTCAGCCTCTGCTTCGTGACGGTGGCCGGCTACATCCTGGCGCGCGCAGCCCTCAGCCCGATCGGACGGCTCACCCGGGACGCCCGCTCCATCGGCGAATCGCGCGATTTCGGGCGGCGGGTCGATGTGCCGCGCACGGTGCGGGCCTCGCGGGACGAGGTCACCCGGCTGGCGCTGACGTTCAACCAGATGCTCCATCAGCTCCAGGAGGCGTACCAGGAGCAGGAGCACACGCTCGCCTCGCAACGGCGCTTCGTGGCGGACGCCTCGCACGAGCTGCGGACACCGCTCTCCACCATCCGCACCAACCTCGAGCTGCTCCAGCGGGCCGGCGACGATCTGCCCCCGGCCGACCGCGACGAGGCGATGGCCGATGCCCTGGCCGAGATCGAGCGGCTCAGCCGGCTGGTCGGCGATCTCCTGACGCTCGCACGGGTGGACTCCGGCCTGCGGGTCGAGCGCAACGAGGTCATCGAGGTTGACCGGCTGATCCAGGAGGTCTACCGGCAGGCCCGCCTGATGGCGATGTCCCACGAGCACACCGTCATCGCCGACCCGGTCGAGCGCGCGGCGGTCCTGGGGAACCACGACTACCTGAAAGAGCTGCTGCTGGTGCTGGCGGACAACGCCATCCAGTACACCCCGGACGGCGGGCTGATCCGCCTGATGGTCACCCGCGAGGGCAGCGAGGTGCTGATCGGCGTGCAGGACAACGGCGTCGGCATCGGCCCAGACGACGTGCCGCACCTGTTCGAGCGGTTCTACCGGGCGGACCACGCCCGCCACCGCGACACCGGCACGGCGCGTGGGACGGGGCTGGGCCTCTCCATCGCCCAGTGGATCGCGGAGCAGCACCGGGGGCGCATCGAGGTGCAGACGGAGCTGGGGCGGGGAACGACCTTCACGCTGCGCCTGCCAGCGCACAGTGCGCCGCCGGCCGACGCCGAGGCCGCCATGCGGGAGCCGGTCGGCGCAGCAGCCCTTCGCTGA